Proteins co-encoded in one Sporosarcina sp. FSL K6-1522 genomic window:
- a CDS encoding alpha/beta hydrolase: protein MKKLGIIFCLATSLLLIVVGCSKKKEADPETPPKEEDSPSAIEGTWEGSINVPNQPLPIELTFEKKGGTISIPLQGISDYPLTSVTSKESDVFFDMNIQGQQLTFNGKVEQEKITGTFTQQGQSFPFELTKGSKKEEVAETGEVVEVELKDGTMSGLLEMPQGEGPFPLMVIIAGSGPTDHNGNSPVLPGKNNSLKMLAEDLATEGVASIRYDKRGVGKNAMLIGKEEDLRFEHYIEDATAWVQFAQKDKRFSEVGIIGHSEGSLIGMVAAEQTDADAFISLAGAGRPIDQVLIEQLEAQLPANLLEESKTIIDTLKQGKPVQTISPELQSLFRPSVQPYMISWLQYDPAERLQKLDAPIFIVNGDRDIQVPVKDAELLHNAKKDSELLIVENMNHILKGAPADREGNMATYSNPDLPLAKGLIEGIMKFLQH, encoded by the coding sequence ATGAAAAAGCTTGGAATTATTTTTTGTTTAGCCACAAGTCTCTTACTGATCGTAGTAGGCTGTAGCAAAAAGAAAGAAGCAGATCCAGAAACACCGCCGAAAGAGGAAGATTCTCCATCCGCTATTGAAGGCACATGGGAAGGGTCCATCAACGTTCCAAATCAACCATTACCGATTGAACTAACATTCGAAAAGAAGGGTGGAACGATTAGCATTCCTTTACAAGGCATCAGCGATTATCCACTAACAAGTGTGACATCGAAGGAATCAGACGTATTTTTTGATATGAATATTCAAGGACAACAGCTGACGTTCAATGGTAAAGTCGAACAAGAAAAAATCACGGGTACCTTCACACAACAAGGGCAATCCTTTCCTTTCGAATTAACAAAAGGCAGTAAAAAAGAAGAAGTAGCCGAAACAGGCGAAGTTGTGGAAGTTGAACTAAAAGATGGAACGATGTCTGGCCTATTGGAAATGCCTCAAGGCGAAGGCCCCTTCCCACTCATGGTCATTATTGCAGGTTCTGGCCCAACAGATCATAACGGCAACTCACCCGTGTTACCTGGGAAAAATAATAGTTTAAAAATGCTTGCGGAAGATTTGGCAACGGAAGGTGTAGCAAGCATCCGCTACGACAAGCGTGGAGTTGGAAAAAATGCAATGCTAATTGGCAAAGAAGAAGATTTGCGATTTGAGCACTATATTGAGGATGCAACTGCGTGGGTGCAATTTGCACAAAAGGATAAGCGTTTTTCAGAAGTTGGCATCATCGGCCATAGTGAAGGTTCTTTAATCGGCATGGTCGCTGCCGAACAAACGGATGCGGATGCATTTATCTCTCTCGCAGGAGCAGGCAGACCGATTGATCAAGTACTCATTGAACAATTAGAAGCGCAGCTACCCGCTAACCTACTAGAAGAATCCAAAACCATTATCGATACACTAAAACAAGGCAAGCCAGTACAAACAATCAGCCCGGAATTACAAAGCCTTTTCCGCCCATCTGTTCAGCCATATATGATATCTTGGCTGCAGTATGATCCAGCCGAACGACTACAAAAACTAGATGCACCCATCTTCATCGTAAATGGAGATCGAGATATTCAAGTACCTGTGAAGGACGCCGAATTACTGCATAACGCGAAAAAAGATTCGGAGCTACTGATTGTAGAAAACATGAACCATATCTTAAAAGGTGCACCAGCAGATCGCGAAGGGAATATGGCTACTTATAGTAATCCAGATTTGCCTTTGGCAAAGGGGTTGATAGAGGGGATTATGAAGTTTCTACAACATTAA
- a CDS encoding sulfite exporter TauE/SafE family protein: protein MEYVLLYFIGFAATTLGTLAGGGGLISLPSMLLMGLPVHSAIGANKVANTVSSFSSFLVIYKNKEITVKEALTVAPLSLAGGITGGIIASYLKEEWMVILAIVLLTFALVTSFLGGANFDGKEPFRATKKSATSLYGIGIYDGVFGPGSGTLALYLYARLKVSYLRAVGLSRIMIFSSCFGASISYISTGKIIWPLTVALMLGSISGAQLGVRLARKLKKEHVGPILRIVTVLLIVQIAVKYFG from the coding sequence ATGGAATATGTACTGCTTTATTTTATCGGCTTTGCCGCCACGACGCTTGGCACATTAGCAGGAGGTGGCGGGCTCATTAGTTTGCCGTCCATGCTTTTGATGGGATTGCCTGTTCATTCCGCAATTGGGGCTAACAAAGTCGCGAATACGGTCAGCTCATTTTCGAGTTTTTTGGTGATTTATAAAAACAAAGAAATTACAGTGAAAGAAGCGCTAACGGTTGCACCATTAAGTCTTGCAGGTGGTATTACAGGCGGAATCATAGCTTCTTATTTGAAGGAAGAATGGATGGTCATTCTTGCGATTGTGCTGTTAACTTTTGCCCTTGTTACGTCATTTTTAGGGGGCGCGAATTTTGACGGTAAAGAGCCTTTCCGCGCGACTAAAAAAAGTGCAACTTCCTTATATGGGATTGGGATATACGATGGTGTATTTGGTCCGGGGAGTGGAACATTGGCCTTGTATTTGTACGCTCGGCTAAAGGTTTCTTATTTGAGGGCAGTCGGATTATCCCGAATTATGATCTTTTCAAGCTGTTTCGGGGCATCTATTAGTTATATTTCGACAGGGAAAATCATTTGGCCACTGACGGTTGCGTTAATGCTTGGCTCCATTAGTGGGGCACAGCTAGGTGTTCGGCTTGCGCGCAAGTTGAAAAAAGAACATGTTGGGCCAATCTTGCGCATTGTTACGGTACTGCTAATTGTCCAGATTGCTGTGAAGTATTTTGGATGA
- a CDS encoding TetR/AcrR family transcriptional regulator: protein MMKKQLIMEKALELFAEKGFEATSVQQITEHCGISKGAFYLSFKSKDELILALIDYFMMQFTSDIDYVVKNTKNDDELLYTFYYTIFNSFSKHADFAKILIKEQMRSFNEEFLIKGRTYDQAMDDIILSMVERLYGDEVKQTKHDVMYCVKGFMKTYSELFLFYDLPLDLHLLAKSLVEKTNVLASHITIPFISTELIQLRYQPLNGEATKEQILEILEQNIQEIEESIEKESLVLLKQQILEPTLSPALVKGLLENIRTHPHCKWSTYALRNYFKL from the coding sequence ATGATGAAAAAACAATTGATTATGGAAAAAGCATTAGAACTCTTCGCAGAAAAAGGCTTCGAAGCTACCTCTGTCCAACAAATCACCGAGCATTGCGGAATTTCTAAAGGTGCTTTCTACTTATCATTCAAGTCAAAGGACGAATTGATTTTAGCATTGATCGATTACTTTATGATGCAGTTCACTTCAGATATTGACTACGTGGTCAAAAACACCAAAAATGATGACGAACTTTTATACACATTTTATTACACCATCTTCAATTCCTTTAGTAAGCATGCTGATTTCGCCAAAATTCTTATTAAAGAACAAATGCGATCCTTTAATGAAGAATTCCTTATAAAGGGCCGTACCTACGATCAAGCAATGGATGACATCATTTTATCGATGGTGGAACGATTATACGGTGATGAGGTTAAACAGACAAAACACGATGTCATGTACTGTGTGAAAGGCTTCATGAAAACCTATTCGGAGCTATTTTTATTCTATGACCTACCATTAGACTTACATCTACTAGCCAAGTCACTAGTGGAAAAAACAAATGTATTAGCAAGCCATATTACCATTCCATTTATTTCAACTGAGCTGATTCAACTGCGTTACCAACCACTGAATGGAGAAGCAACGAAGGAGCAAATCCTAGAAATCCTTGAGCAAAATATACAGGAAATTGAAGAATCGATTGAGAAAGAATCGTTAGTCCTTCTAAAGCAACAGATACTTGAACCAACATTAAGCCCTGCTCTAGTAAAAGGGCTGCTTGAAAACATTCGAACGCACCCCCATTGCAAATGGAGCACTTATGCACTGCGGAATTATTTTAAGTTGTAA
- a CDS encoding efflux RND transporter permease subunit, producing MKGLVNFVLKNKLAVWLLTIIIVASGIYSGTRMKTETLPDISIPFLMVMDVYPGATPEQVMKDVSMPLEKAIENLEHVKSVYSNSYSNMSSIQVEYEYGIDMDEAKRALDAALDDVSLPEDAQKPTITAISMNMMPVVALSVSSEKEDIVELTSTVEEILLPKITKIDGVASATITGQHIEEVQLTYNDEKLAELGITPDDVKQMIQASDLAVSLGMYEFEEGEQAVAVDGKFMTVDELKEMLIPVTPSATNPSPFVKLGDIATIELVGKVQSVSRTNGEDAIAIQIIKGQQANTVDVVNAVKKLVKEEEKAIDGLVIDVSLDQGEPIEQSVSTMIEKALFGGGIAILIILLFLRDIKSTIISIVSIPVSIFMALLLLNWMDITLNIMTLGAITVAIGRVIDDSIVVVENIYRRLHLKTEKLSGRALVREATIEMFKPIMSSTLVTVAVFAPLIFVGGMVGELFMPFALTMTFALGASLIVAITIVPALSHFLFKKKLYSEKTASNHKEVGKLAKWYKGILAWTLNHKVITSIISVVLLAGSVALTPLIGFSFMGSEEEKMMYITYTPETGELMEDTLANIEVVEQELLKRDDIDIVQLSVTDASDPMSAMMGGGSNGALMFLIFDPDMKNFPEARAEVEDYVFNVGQTGEWKSQDFGSMGMSTNEISYTFNSENLDRLNEAVKMVEDVMSENKRLEDVSSSAEDAYVEYKLKVEQDELLQYGLTTGQIVMMLSPTRTEDVLTTIKKDDNTLKVIVQQEEAVQPKTIDELLATEVPTALGTTMKLSELVEVNKGTTLNALTRSQGEYHATVSGKILDEDISKATSEVDKAIDELKLPKGVTVGTAGVAADMTEAFTQLIVAMLAAIAIVYFILVVTFREGVAPFAILVSLPFAVIGSFVGLLIAGETISISVMMGLLMLIGIVVTNAIVLVDRIIRMEREGLKMREAVLEAGATRLRPILMTAIATIGALIPLAMGTGGGGGLISKGLGITVIGGLISSTLLTLIVVPIVYEILSKLFKKNRMEVEED from the coding sequence GTGAAAGGTTTAGTCAATTTTGTCTTGAAGAATAAACTAGCAGTTTGGTTGCTAACAATCATTATCGTTGCATCGGGTATCTATTCAGGTACGCGCATGAAAACGGAGACACTTCCGGATATTTCGATTCCATTTTTAATGGTGATGGATGTTTATCCTGGGGCCACTCCCGAGCAAGTGATGAAAGATGTTTCTATGCCATTAGAGAAAGCGATAGAAAATCTTGAGCATGTAAAATCTGTTTATTCAAACTCCTATTCAAATATGTCCAGTATTCAAGTGGAATATGAATATGGTATAGACATGGATGAGGCAAAACGTGCATTAGATGCCGCATTAGACGATGTGTCTTTGCCAGAGGATGCACAAAAGCCAACAATTACAGCCATTAGTATGAACATGATGCCAGTTGTGGCATTGAGTGTTAGTAGTGAGAAAGAAGATATTGTTGAGCTGACATCGACGGTTGAGGAAATTTTACTTCCGAAAATCACAAAAATTGATGGGGTTGCCTCTGCAACGATTACAGGTCAGCATATTGAAGAAGTACAGTTGACGTATAACGATGAAAAACTGGCTGAACTAGGTATCACGCCAGATGACGTGAAACAAATGATTCAAGCGAGTGATCTCGCGGTATCACTTGGGATGTACGAATTTGAAGAAGGCGAGCAAGCCGTTGCAGTAGACGGTAAGTTCATGACAGTGGATGAATTAAAGGAAATGCTAATTCCTGTCACACCATCTGCAACAAATCCATCACCATTTGTGAAGCTTGGCGACATTGCGACAATTGAACTTGTTGGTAAAGTCCAATCGGTTTCGCGTACAAACGGTGAAGATGCCATTGCTATTCAAATCATTAAAGGGCAACAAGCAAATACAGTGGATGTTGTAAATGCTGTGAAGAAGTTAGTCAAAGAAGAAGAGAAAGCCATTGACGGTCTTGTTATTGATGTATCGCTTGACCAAGGTGAACCAATTGAACAATCCGTTTCGACAATGATTGAAAAAGCATTATTTGGTGGAGGAATTGCAATACTGATTATTCTCCTCTTCCTACGTGATATTAAATCAACGATTATTTCCATCGTATCCATTCCTGTGTCGATTTTCATGGCGTTACTGCTATTGAACTGGATGGATATTACGTTAAATATTATGACGCTTGGAGCGATTACGGTTGCCATCGGTCGTGTCATTGATGACTCGATTGTCGTCGTGGAAAATATTTATCGTCGCTTGCATTTGAAAACAGAGAAGTTATCGGGCCGAGCGCTTGTGCGTGAAGCGACGATTGAAATGTTCAAACCAATCATGTCTTCAACATTAGTAACTGTTGCAGTATTTGCACCGCTTATTTTCGTTGGTGGTATGGTCGGAGAGTTGTTCATGCCATTCGCGTTAACAATGACGTTTGCATTAGGTGCTTCGTTAATTGTTGCGATTACAATCGTTCCTGCATTGTCTCACTTCTTGTTTAAGAAAAAGCTTTATAGTGAGAAAACGGCAAGCAACCATAAGGAAGTTGGTAAATTAGCAAAATGGTATAAAGGTATTTTAGCTTGGACGCTTAACCATAAAGTGATTACTTCTATCATTTCAGTTGTTTTGTTAGCTGGAAGTGTGGCGTTAACGCCGTTAATTGGCTTTAGCTTTATGGGTAGTGAAGAAGAAAAAATGATGTATATCACGTATACGCCGGAAACGGGCGAGCTGATGGAAGATACATTAGCGAATATTGAAGTTGTAGAACAAGAGCTATTGAAGCGCGATGATATTGATATTGTACAGTTGTCTGTGACGGACGCGAGTGATCCGATGTCTGCAATGATGGGCGGAGGTTCAAATGGTGCGTTAATGTTCCTCATCTTTGATCCGGACATGAAGAACTTCCCAGAAGCTCGTGCAGAAGTTGAAGATTATGTATTCAACGTCGGTCAAACGGGCGAGTGGAAGAGCCAAGACTTCGGTTCAATGGGCATGTCTACCAATGAAATCAGCTACACTTTCAACAGTGAAAATTTAGATAGACTAAATGAAGCTGTAAAGATGGTAGAGGACGTTATGAGTGAAAACAAACGTTTAGAAGATGTTTCTTCTAGTGCGGAAGATGCTTATGTGGAATACAAACTGAAAGTCGAGCAAGACGAATTGTTGCAGTATGGGTTAACAACAGGGCAAATTGTTATGATGTTGAGTCCAACGCGTACAGAAGATGTCTTAACGACGATTAAAAAAGACGATAATACGCTGAAAGTCATTGTGCAGCAGGAAGAAGCTGTTCAACCTAAAACAATCGATGAATTACTAGCAACAGAAGTACCGACAGCACTTGGGACGACAATGAAATTGTCTGAACTGGTAGAAGTGAACAAAGGTACAACATTGAATGCACTTACTCGAAGCCAAGGAGAATACCATGCAACGGTTTCAGGTAAGATTTTGGATGAAGACATTTCAAAGGCGACATCAGAAGTGGATAAAGCCATTGATGAATTGAAGTTACCAAAAGGTGTAACAGTCGGGACTGCGGGTGTTGCGGCAGATATGACAGAAGCCTTTACACAACTAATTGTTGCGATGTTAGCGGCGATTGCCATTGTGTACTTCATCTTAGTGGTGACATTCCGAGAAGGGGTTGCGCCATTCGCAATTCTTGTATCATTGCCATTCGCAGTGATTGGGTCATTCGTAGGTCTATTGATCGCGGGTGAAACGATTTCAATCTCTGTTATGATGGGTCTATTGATGTTAATTGGTATTGTTGTCACGAATGCGATTGTCCTGGTCGACCGGATTATCCGTATGGAGCGTGAAGGTCTGAAAATGCGTGAAGCAGTTCTTGAGGCGGGAGCGACACGTTTGCGCCCAATTCTTATGACGGCAATCGCAACAATCGGTGCGCTAATTCCGTTAGCAATGGGAACAGGCGGCGGAGGTGGTTTAATCTCCAAAGGACTTGGGATCACGGTAATTGGCGGGTTAATCAGTTCAACGTTATTGACGTTGATTGTTGTGCCGATCGTTTATGAGATCTTGTCGAAGTTGTTTAAGAAAAACCGTATGGAAGTAGAAGAAGATTAA
- the proS gene encoding proline--tRNA ligase, translating to MTNQQQNDFSKWYIDTIQKADLMDYTPVRGCIAFKPDGYEIWEHIQAEMDRRFKETGHRNAYFPMLIPESFFQKEKDHIEGFSPELPWVTEAAGEKLEERLALRPTSETMIGHLYSDWIKSYRDLPVLINQWANVFRWEKKTLPFIRTSEFLWQEGHTAHVDEEEARAETMQMLNIYKEVVEELLAIPVYDGQKTPSERFAGAVDTYSIEAMMKDGKAVQAGTSHYLGTKFAEAFDIKYLNKENKHEFVHTTSWGTSTRLIGSVIMTHGDEQGLVLPPRIAPTQVVLIPVGPWKKNPAIVEKLDEVFAALKAKGIRVRLDDSDQSPGFKFNEWELKGVPVRVELGPRDLENNQALLKARDEGDKVAVELSEIVARVEEELVTMQARLLEKARAFREEHSHTHVDSIEQLTNHIADSTEKGEIPGWILAGWCGDDACEENVKEETKFTTRNIPFNPPAEKSSCINCGKESKHTVWFGRAY from the coding sequence TTGACTAACCAACAGCAAAATGATTTTTCAAAATGGTATATCGACACAATTCAAAAGGCGGATTTAATGGACTACACGCCGGTTCGTGGTTGTATTGCATTCAAACCAGACGGCTATGAAATTTGGGAGCATATTCAAGCAGAGATGGATCGCCGCTTTAAAGAAACGGGACATCGGAATGCTTACTTCCCAATGCTCATTCCAGAGTCATTCTTCCAAAAAGAGAAGGATCATATCGAAGGATTCTCACCAGAGCTACCTTGGGTAACGGAAGCGGCAGGCGAGAAATTAGAAGAGCGTTTAGCGCTACGTCCAACTTCTGAAACGATGATTGGTCATCTGTATTCAGATTGGATTAAGAGTTACCGTGATCTTCCGGTGTTAATCAACCAATGGGCAAACGTCTTCCGTTGGGAAAAGAAAACATTGCCATTCATTCGTACATCTGAATTTTTATGGCAGGAAGGGCATACAGCTCACGTGGATGAAGAAGAAGCACGTGCAGAAACGATGCAAATGCTGAACATTTATAAGGAAGTCGTTGAAGAGTTGCTAGCGATTCCGGTATACGATGGTCAAAAAACACCTTCTGAGCGTTTTGCAGGCGCTGTCGATACGTATTCAATTGAAGCAATGATGAAGGACGGCAAAGCTGTTCAGGCGGGAACATCTCATTACCTAGGCACAAAATTTGCCGAAGCCTTTGATATTAAGTATTTAAATAAAGAAAACAAGCATGAGTTTGTCCACACAACTTCATGGGGAACGTCTACACGTTTAATCGGTTCTGTGATTATGACGCATGGCGATGAGCAAGGTCTTGTGTTACCACCACGTATTGCACCAACACAAGTAGTACTCATTCCAGTAGGCCCATGGAAGAAGAATCCTGCAATCGTGGAGAAGTTAGATGAAGTCTTTGCGGCGTTAAAAGCAAAAGGCATTCGCGTACGTTTGGATGATTCGGATCAATCACCAGGCTTCAAATTCAATGAATGGGAGCTAAAAGGTGTTCCGGTTCGCGTTGAATTAGGCCCACGTGATTTGGAAAATAACCAAGCATTGCTCAAAGCACGCGACGAAGGTGACAAAGTAGCTGTAGAACTTTCAGAAATTGTTGCACGCGTTGAAGAGGAATTAGTGACGATGCAAGCACGCTTATTAGAAAAAGCACGCGCATTCCGTGAGGAGCATTCGCATACGCATGTTGACTCAATAGAGCAATTGACAAACCATATTGCTGATTCAACAGAAAAAGGAGAAATCCCAGGTTGGATTCTTGCAGGTTGGTGCGGAGATGATGCTTGTGAGGAAAACGTGAAAGAAGAAACGAAATTCACAACACGCAACATTCCATTCAACCCACCAGCAGAGAAATCTAGCTGTATTAACTGTGGCAAAGAATCTAAGCATACAGTGTGGTTTGGCCGCGCTTACTAG
- a CDS encoding ABC transporter permease: MGKLFHSEFLKLRKSSIWLLIFVSPILSMLLGLSDGVGEIEEFKQHQWTATLGIMTISHAILFLPLLTGIFSSFICRYEHVGGGWKQLLSLPISRQQVYIVKIMIVSLLIALTQILFISGLVLIGWMKGYSTAIPWDVILSSAFGGWLACMPLIALQMFVSVAWSSFAAPLAINVIFTIPNMLIVNSEKFGPYYPWSQPFLMMMPNSSESFGALNASNETLFIVILGSFVLFFGSGLGYFMRKEI, encoded by the coding sequence ATGGGAAAGTTATTTCATTCTGAATTCCTGAAATTACGCAAGTCTTCGATTTGGCTACTCATTTTCGTGAGTCCTATTTTATCCATGTTACTCGGTCTGAGTGATGGAGTAGGTGAAATAGAGGAGTTTAAACAGCACCAGTGGACTGCCACCCTAGGCATTATGACGATTAGTCATGCCATTCTCTTTTTGCCGTTATTAACAGGGATCTTTTCAAGCTTTATTTGTCGCTACGAGCATGTCGGCGGGGGTTGGAAGCAACTGCTGTCCCTCCCCATTTCTAGACAACAGGTATATATCGTAAAAATCATGATTGTTAGTCTGCTCATCGCTTTAACGCAAATCTTATTTATCAGCGGACTGGTTTTAATTGGTTGGATGAAGGGCTATTCGACTGCGATTCCATGGGATGTCATTCTCTCCAGCGCGTTCGGTGGATGGCTAGCATGCATGCCGTTAATCGCTTTACAGATGTTTGTGTCCGTTGCCTGGTCAAGCTTTGCTGCTCCACTTGCCATCAATGTCATTTTTACGATTCCAAATATGCTAATCGTCAACTCTGAAAAGTTTGGGCCTTATTATCCTTGGTCACAGCCATTCTTAATGATGATGCCAAATTCAAGTGAAAGCTTTGGCGCATTAAATGCTTCGAATGAAACGCTATTCATCGTCATTTTAGGGAGTTTTGTGCTGTTTTTTGGTTCTGGACTTGGTTATTTTATGCGAAAAGAAATATGA
- a CDS encoding ABC transporter permease — MTRVMVSEFLKIRRKMIFFLVFLGPFGVISLEAVNFGIRYEWLTDLYKENLWGGLIEEVSLLSVPTILIGLTILTSMIANIEHQTNAWKQLLALPISKMKVFTGKVLLSVLLLLTSCLLLAGGTIALGLLLKFGTAIPFLYLMKMCFFPFLASLPLLILQIWLAITLKNQAIPLTAGIIGTIVAMYAMNFPDWVPLKWPLLVNEWNQPIYSVLAGLVVGLLLYFMSLIDFNRREVK, encoded by the coding sequence ATGACGCGGGTTATGGTCTCTGAATTCCTTAAAATCAGACGAAAAATGATTTTCTTCCTCGTCTTCCTCGGTCCATTTGGCGTCATTAGCTTGGAGGCTGTCAATTTTGGGATACGATACGAATGGCTGACAGATCTCTACAAAGAGAATTTATGGGGAGGGTTAATTGAAGAAGTTTCACTATTATCTGTTCCAACAATTCTCATTGGACTAACGATACTTACATCAATGATTGCCAATATCGAGCATCAGACAAATGCCTGGAAACAACTACTGGCATTGCCGATTTCAAAGATGAAGGTATTTACAGGGAAAGTACTGCTATCTGTTTTATTACTGTTAACGTCTTGTTTACTATTAGCAGGCGGCACAATTGCACTTGGCCTGCTATTGAAATTTGGAACCGCTATACCATTTCTTTATTTGATGAAAATGTGTTTCTTTCCATTTCTCGCTTCCCTACCATTGCTCATTTTGCAAATTTGGCTGGCCATTACACTAAAAAACCAAGCGATTCCATTAACGGCTGGTATTATCGGGACAATTGTCGCAATGTACGCGATGAATTTTCCCGATTGGGTTCCATTGAAATGGCCCCTCTTAGTAAATGAATGGAATCAGCCCATCTATTCTGTCTTGGCTGGTCTTGTCGTAGGATTGCTGCTCTATTTCATGAGCCTTATAGATTTTAATCGAAGAGAGGTGAAGTAA
- a CDS encoding ABC transporter ATP-binding protein: MSDFIIETKKLTKKFGSRRVVNHVDLQVKKGEIYGFLGPNGAGKTTTIRMLLGLARPTQGSIQIFGKDIRKDKLSILKKVGSLVEYPSYYGHLTAYENLEAVRILLDAPKSRVEEVLSIVRLTKDAKRPVKGFSLGMKQRLGIATALLGNPELLILDEPTNGLDPSGIIEIRELIKSMPKEHGITIVVSSHLLSEIDQMATQVGIISKGQMIFQDSISALRAQSTSKIKVSVNDVESAWKMLLTHGYTTDIIQDKLFIENCSDQKVAEIVKSLVQNEHSVYRVEEERKSLEEIFLELTGRGGGL; encoded by the coding sequence ATGAGCGATTTCATTATTGAAACGAAGAAGTTGACGAAGAAATTTGGTTCAAGAAGAGTAGTTAACCATGTGGACTTACAAGTGAAGAAAGGAGAGATTTACGGCTTTCTAGGGCCCAATGGTGCAGGGAAAACAACAACGATTCGCATGCTTTTAGGGCTTGCTCGCCCAACACAAGGTTCTATCCAAATTTTCGGGAAAGATATCCGAAAAGACAAGTTATCCATCTTAAAAAAGGTGGGATCGCTTGTAGAATATCCTTCTTACTATGGGCATTTAACAGCTTATGAGAATTTGGAAGCTGTCCGTATTTTATTGGACGCACCAAAGTCTAGAGTTGAAGAAGTTCTGTCGATTGTCCGGCTCACAAAAGATGCGAAACGGCCTGTCAAAGGATTTTCTTTAGGCATGAAACAGCGGCTTGGCATTGCGACTGCCTTACTTGGCAATCCCGAATTACTCATTTTAGATGAACCGACCAACGGACTTGATCCATCGGGTATTATCGAAATTCGAGAGCTGATTAAAAGTATGCCGAAGGAGCATGGTATCACGATTGTTGTATCGAGCCACCTTCTTTCGGAAATTGATCAAATGGCAACACAGGTAGGTATTATCTCAAAAGGTCAAATGATTTTTCAAGATTCCATTTCCGCATTAAGAGCACAATCTACTAGCAAGATTAAGGTAAGCGTGAATGATGTGGAGTCTGCTTGGAAAATGTTATTAACGCATGGCTATACAACGGATATCATTCAAGACAAGCTTTTCATCGAAAATTGTTCGGATCAAAAAGTGGCAGAAATCGTGAAATCTCTTGTTCAAAATGAGCACTCCGTCTATAGAGTGGAAGAAGAGCGTAAATCATTAGAAGAAATATTCTTGGAGCTAACAGGCCGAGGGGGCGGATTGTGA
- a CDS encoding DUF1284 domain-containing protein, with translation MYMLRGHHLFCLLGYRGMGYSQEYVENMTYLHHTLRNNPKTRIQLVKGPDQLCEKYPNSGEYHCQNDNIYERDAAVLEKLGLTIGQTLTWSDIESLIQKSIVPSDIQVVCESCSWRSYGVCEEGVQEILDGKRLREVK, from the coding sequence ATGTATATGCTACGAGGTCATCATCTTTTTTGTCTTTTGGGCTATCGGGGAATGGGCTATTCCCAAGAATACGTGGAAAATATGACATATTTGCATCATACTCTGAGAAATAATCCTAAAACTAGAATTCAACTTGTAAAGGGTCCTGATCAGTTGTGTGAAAAGTATCCAAACTCAGGTGAATATCACTGCCAAAACGATAATATTTATGAAAGAGATGCCGCGGTTTTGGAGAAATTAGGGCTTACAATTGGGCAAACTCTAACTTGGAGTGACATTGAATCACTCATTCAAAAGTCTATCGTCCCCTCCGATATTCAAGTTGTGTGTGAATCTTGTTCTTGGCGATCATATGGCGTTTGTGAAGAGGGCGTCCAAGAGATTCTTGACGGAAAGCGATTAAGGGAAGTTAAATAA